The window cacctattgtcatcatcacaacataaaatatctcctcaccattaatgagaggaacagtacccctgaagctgtatatatatgccttcgcacgaagaagaagggGATCCTTCTGGTAACTTTTAATACctggtaaaaggccaactgatttatattcctttctctcaccatggctaacaaaaccatcggaaggtgcgtccggacaccctgtctggatgccttcttgcaggtacgaccgctgaatcaagaaccctttgtgtgttgagaatcgcgtgtccatccatctagcagcaacgtggaccaccggatacgcgaggcgacagCAGGTTCCTATTCTACTTTCACATGTACAATTGCATTTATAATTCATACACTACATCCCAacttcaaccaaacaaaagcaaaaacaaaaggCCTAAGCTAGAGCCATTTGCATTTCAACACCCAGATTGCCTAAGCCTGCAGTGAGGCTGTGTACACCCAAGGTTGCCAGGATTGATGATGAGCCCCTGATGAAGCCAAGGTTTCCATCTTCATCATTGGAACAAGCAACAGCAAGTGATCAGATATTCAATGGTAAATCGGGTGGGCACGACACTGCCAACAGGCACTGCATGACTTGTGGGCACCTCGTGTGACACTGGCAACATGTGATGGCATGCTCATGTGCTTCAATTAAGTTATGGGCTCTGACACTCTGAAACTTTCCCTAAGTCGCTAGAGAGACGAATTTTTCTAGTGATATAACTTTCCCTTCGAAACTTTCACCGACTTCTATTGAACAGCAGAAGCTAAAACGGGCACATAAAAATATTGtgtataccaaaaaaaaaaaaaaattgccttgCGCTTCCAATAAGTCTATCCAAACAAGACTTATGTCACGCAAATTGTGTGACATTCAGGAAAAGCTAGAGAGGTAGAAGAGTTGTTTCCATGGCCGGTTATTCCCGAAGTCATCTATCCATTTCATGTTTTCCCCTCATGCACTCCACTGGCTCTCAAAGGTGCCTGAAGAGTTGTTGGACAAAAACTCCCCTGCATGGAACAGGGGAAGGATTCACTACACAAGTGGCCCAGAAGAAGTAAGCCATGCTTATGCAGCTCAATTTGAGCATGACATGGAGATCTTTTTGAGTGCGAGAGCTAAGGAACTTGTGTTTGGagggatgatagtgctcctcaTTCCAGCTCTCCCAACTGGGATCCCTACTTCTCATATCCCAATTGGTATTATGTTCGATCTTCTGGGATCAAGCCTCATGGACATGGCCAAGGAGGTAAGACGGATGATATTccattttggaattagaaaagTGACTTTAATATCTAATAGTTGAGAGGACTCTGAACATAGTCAAGTAAAATTTCGCATAGAAAATTAATGTGGAACTTGAGAATTAATAGTATATTTTAGAACAAAAGAGAGAAATTTTTGGTTGGGGTTGAGGGAGCCGACCCGCTGACATTAAGCAGTTCAAGTTGTATTCAACTGATGGAAGTATACATTATGCTAAAATCTTGTTTATATTATGCAGAATTCATAATTGGTGAATTTTTTTGCTTATCTAGTAGTTTTATGTTGTTTTACAAACAAACCCTGCATCAAATTCAAGAGATAATGTCAAAGTTATCAATCTTCATTACAGGGATTAATTAGTGAAGTTGAAGTGGACTCCTTCAACTTGCCTATTTATGCAACCTCCCTGGAGCAAATGACAAGCCTGGTTGAAAGAAATGGGTATTTAATCATTGAGAGAATGGAGCTAATGGACCCTACATCAAAGCATGTGGCAGTCAGTGGGAAGGACTATACAATGAACTTTAGAGCTGGCATGGAGGGGATTTTTGGCGAACATTTTGGAAGTGGGATTATTGATGAAGTGTTTGATAGGCTTTACAAGAAAACTACGGAGTTCTCCCACTAGCTGGAATCCAGCCACAAAGAAGGAActcaattttttgttattctaAGGTGGAAATCATATTGTTTAAAGATGACCAAAAACTACTTTGCTTGCTAGTTTTCTTGGTCCATTCTTTGAGACTAGTTTCGGGACATCAAAATATACTGTGGTGAAGGTAAGTAGATCATAAATAATGACCAGATTTGGGCATCACCTCTTTGTATATCTACGACAAGTGCAAACCAACATGGTATTGGTTAACATATGTAAATTGTTGTGGATATAGTTGTGCATAATCAGAAGAAAAACTGATGGTTGTAGAAACAGATGATAAGTTGTCCTCTGGCCTTTGGGAATGGCCTTTACATATTCATGAAATCCAAAAACACCACTTCTAGGAGATAGCCTCATATTAACTGttagagaatactttgaatatAAAAGCAACCAAAAAGGAGCAGAAATGTTAAATGTTATGTGGTTCAAGTTTTCTGGTTGCTTACAATTCCAAGAAGAAATTTACCAGAGAGCTTGAGACCCAtgagaattcttttttttttttaagtaggtTGCAACTGCTCATTCTGTTTCATTCAGAGGATACTATAATGGGAGGAAGTTTGCAGTAAAACTGGACCAGTGGACAACACAATTAAGATATTGAATGGATTTCTACCTTCAAAAACTATATGATAGACAAAATGatgttttacttgtttttttgtttattgaaaaattacatGTTTGGACTTGTCTGTAACCAGGAAGTCATGTTAAATTGAGTCTACCATCTCAGGTATCTatcaaggaaaaaacaaaaggaaagcaACATTTTTCATGATTGaggaaataaaatttgtttcaaaggAACACTGTTTTTGTCAACCAATCTTTCAAACCCAGTTGACCCAACCAAGGAAGAGTATGATGCATTCTCATTACTGGCTGTTGGCCTCTTCTCACCATCCTTGTTTGATGCTCCATTCCCAATTTTGGGAAGTAGCCCTGTTTCTAGACCAGCCATATCATGCAACTCTAATCGTCGCTGTTTTGCTTCTTCTATATCACCTTCCCAGCAAGTTTCGGAAATAATTTCAAGCGCTTTCTCCATCTTATCCTCTATCACAAGTTCTCCATTTTGCAGGAGGACAAAGTAAAATTGTTCAGCAGAAGCCTTCCGGATCTAAGGGAGATAGCACAAAACCAATCCATCAGCAAGGGACAGTTTATTATATAATTGAGAGGCAAAATTTTGAGGGTTTAAAATTGTGTAAAAGTGATAGTATTTTGTGTGCACCACATACCTTGGGATATCTATGGCCCAAGAAAGTGAGAAGATGAGAAAAGGCTCGGGTGTTGACGGATTCTGGAACAGAAGCAATATACCCAAGTATTGCAATGCCAGCATATAACTTGGAGAAATCCTTTGTCGCCTTCAATTCCACTGCCAGAGAATCCAAAACACCAGCACAGAATATTGGAGTATAGCCCTGTAAATTGAGATATCTTAAAAATGTGTTGACACCAAAGAATTAAAACTACTGACATAAAATTCCATAAATGAATCAGGATCATGCAAAAACCAATATTAGCTTACTCTTTCTGATAACAAGAATTTAGTCggatagaaaattttattaacaattCCAGAATTGCATGAAGGGTTCATTGTTGTCCTGTAACATCTAACTGTCCTGTTATTTTCACCTTGTTTCTATTGTTTGGTCTTGGTATGGATTGAAGTAGAACAGAAAATAAACTAACCAAGTCCAGGGAATGCATTCAACCAACATGGGAagtcaaaacaatatataaagtTCTTTTGaatgaaatgataaaatttcCACTAACATTGCCTGACAAGGGACACCATTTATCTGGCATGCTTTCACATCTCAAGAAATTGAGACTTCTGAATTCAATCTTCTAGGGAAACATGAATTTATGAACCAGTCTATATGTCAGCACAAAAACTGAGCTGATAAgatctagaaaagaaaaaataatgcaaGTGATCAAAAAACTACTTTGATTAAATTAGTAATTCTTTTGCATCAGTAAGCCAGATTTCAATTTAATGGCTTGAAAGGTCAGGATTGTCTGTGTATTCTAGAAAAATGCATAGAATTGGAGAAACTCTTCTGGTTGGATGAAATGATAgatcctattaaaaaaaaaaattaaatttgaatattttaataaatgccTCTACAATAAGCATGCTTTCAGACAGTTAACAATGATGTACCAATAGAATCAAATAGAAATCGTCAAATTGATGGCaatgaacaaaaaattgaatgggaaaaaaattgaaactatcATCTGTGAATTAGCATAGCAATAAAAGGAGAGTGTCAACTAACCTCCATGTTCAATAATATCTTTTTGCTGAAAAGAAACTCAATTGTCTGAAATACAGAagtaatttcattaaaaataatccATCTGAAAGAAGATAGGGCCTAAATCTGAGAAAAAAGTATCTATAGAAGAGTGGAAGTAGAGGTGTAAACATGCAAAAGGAATCATGGAAACCCATATAAATGCACAATATGCAACAGCAAAGTATAGGCTATTgaaatgcaaaagatgcaatAAATACGAAAACAAAGAGAATCTAAAAGCTGAAGATATATCTTTCAAAAGTACATGGGAAGGACATGTTTTTGTCTAGGGATGAACCATTGTAGAGTCTAGGACCACAAGACATAGCATTCCACTTGGTTTAATTTCTCATCAATCACCTTTTTCTTTCATCAGtttcaattctcaattttcGTTAAGAAATCTAAATAGCGGAGAATGGCAACCCTGTACAGGAAACTGCATAGTGGTGATTAAAAAGTGCTTTCTGCATTAGGTGAAATATGGAAGTAACCTATGCCCCAATGGGTAAGGAGAGAACAACGCATAGACCCAACCATGGCTAGAATATGGATGTCTAGAGATGAGCATTAATATATTCTTAAGGCTTCGTTTAAAGCATTATGATTTGTAACAGAAGTTCCTTTGTGGTGATGGGTAATAGATTCAAAACCAACAAACTCCTTGGCAGAGGAACATTGATAAGCATTGGAAATATGTCTAACTGCAGAATCGAACCCATAGTGCTAATTGTTCCAAATGAAAACACAAACTGCTAAAAACATAAGCTGTGAAAGCAAGATATAGCAAGAAAGTGAACTACAAACAGTCCCCACCAGAATGCCAGCAAAATGATCCTAAAAATGTAGGTATATACTGACTTTATTTCTGGTTAATTTTACTATGATAATGTATTGGTCTAGTTACTATAATGGTATAGTGGGGGTTCAGTAGATCTGGGTTCTATCAGTGCATGCATGCACAAAACAATAGAATAGAACTTACTTCCAGGGAGAAGGTTATGCCATTAAACAGAAGATGGATGGATTCTTACAGATGGAGAAAGTAAATATCACATTTGCGTCATATTTCTGAAGTTGCATTATCTCTAGCGCCATGTACAGTGGTGAACCACACAATGTTTCTGCAAGACCTCTAGGTTGTAGAGATATGCCAAAAAAGAATTGGAACATATAAACTTATTGAAAGGACCGTAAACTATATAACCCATTTAGCTGTACTATAAACTAGAAACGTAAGGGCTTTGATTTCATCTACTGCCTTCAAGAAATGCTCCAAAGGTTTCCTGAGAAAATAACATGACACACTTCTGCTGTAAACATAAGGGCTTTGATTCATCCCATGAGGGTGCTTTTTGGTTTAGAATTGAGTGTTTCTTTCTGGTGTTTCTGTTTTGCACTACCATTAATTTACTTTGGTTTCAGATGGCATCTTGAAAGAATTACCTCTCTCCATATGTCAATATCTGTCTCCCTATATCTTCCGATGCAATCATCTACAACAAACAAGTGTAAGccataacaaaagaaaactcAGCAAAGACCAAACCCAAAGGGGTTGCAGGTTGGGGTGGtggggaaagagagagagaagcatACTCTTGATTCCAGATTCATCAGAACGGCAGATTTAGTTGCCTCTTTGGCACGAGTAAGTTGTACCTGGTCAACTATCAGcgcagagaaaagaaaaaacatatgatAGAATTAATACCTGCAGTTACTGCAGGGATATAGCTCGAGAAAAAACCAAACCATATGAGAGAGATAAGCAATGAACCTTGTCCAGGTGAAACAATTGAAAGTAGTTCTCCTACAGCAATATCAATTGCTTTTGCCACAAAATCGGAGCCCTAATTCCATAAGGTGCGTCagctcaagcttagagggttgTGACagtagaaaaaatatatatgaatctAATCAAAATTAAGTCCATCATACCTccatcaaatattaaatttttttctaaagaagCACAAAAATTCCAGAACATAAGGAAGCAAATATGCAATTTCAGAAGATAAAGATGATTGATTAAATTTTCCCATGAGATGGTGGAGGTAAGAAGTGATTATCTATCAGGACTAAATGCTTATGTGTGGTTCAACTCTAAAATGCATAGGAGAGAAACACGTAAACCATTAACAATAACAAATGGTAGAAAGACTTGAGGACAATGCACCCGTTATGTACTTCCAGTGCACTTTGCTGAGGTGTTTTTTGTTCCTATATACATATATTGTGAGTTTATCAAAAAAACTTTACACAAGAAAAGTAATAAGAATCATATGCAATGAGAACATTAAAAATGGGAGAAATATAAACCTAAGCGGGATAAGAAAGGTAACAGGGGGAAAATATAAACCTAAGTgggataagaaaataaaaacctaaatggggaaaaaaaatcaaataggtGAAGCACAGGTTCACTACAACTATGAGATACTACAGCTGCTCTATATGTCAACCACAAACAAATCACCATTCAACACACAACCTAAATGGACAGTAGAACAACAAAATGTAAGCCAAGTTGATCAAGGTAATTTAAGGCTTTAGGGGGTGCCTTACAGTGCTAGCATAAATGCCAAAAATTCTAGTATTGTTGAAGATATTGTTGAATGCAGAGAAAGATTGAAGTTGTTGATACTCATTCAAGACACGAAGATCTGTGTTCAAAATGGGTGAAACAAGCGAGTTAAACTTAGCagaaatttagaaatatatacTCAATCAACATTAATGCAACAACACAGGAAATCCAAGCAGCTATAAA of the Vitis vinifera cultivar Pinot Noir 40024 chromosome 10, ASM3070453v1 genome contains:
- the LOC104880558 gene encoding loganic acid O-methyltransferase, with amino-acid sequence MKPRFPSSSLEQATASDQIFNGKSGGHDTANRHCMTCGHLSCFHGRLFPKSSIHFMFSPHALHWLSKVPEELLDKNSPAWNRGRIHYTSGPEEVSHAYAAQFEHDMEIFLSARAKELVFGGMIVLLIPALPTGIPTSHIPIGIMFDLLGSSLMDMAKEGLISEVEVDSFNLPIYATSLEQMTSLVERNGYLIIERMELMDPTSKHVAVSGKDYTMNFRAGMEGIFGEHFGSGIIDEVFDRLYKKTTEFSH
- the LOC104880559 gene encoding tubulin-folding cofactor D-like is translated as MEGYTPIFCAGVLDSLAVELKATKDFSKLYAGIAILGYIASVPESVNTRAFSHLLTFLGHRYPKIRKASAEQFYFVLLQNGELVIEDKMEKALEIISETCWEGDIEEAKQRRLELHDMAGLETGLLPKIGNGASNKDGEKRPTASNENASYSSLVGSTGFERLVDKNSVPLKQILFPQS
- the LOC100255464 gene encoding mitochondrial-processing peptidase subunit alpha-like; this translates as MGGGGSFSTGGPGKGMHSRLYLRVLNEYQQLQSFSAFNNIFNNTRIFGIYASTGSDFVAKAIDIAVGELLSIVSPGQVDQVQLTRAKEATKSAVLMNLESRMIASEDIGRQILTYGER